The proteins below come from a single Treponema phagedenis genomic window:
- a CDS encoding DEAD/DEAH box helicase family protein — protein sequence MSKKIQHYINGRLSLRAPQVESLATLKQALDTAPEILEQQRDITTILEKLKAAFPALQHFEREFPSLCFALATGVGKTRLMGAFITYLHLAHGIHNFFVLAPNLTIYDKLITDFSSNTPKYVFKGIGEFSINPPRVITGDNYLRQDIYSGNLFSPVQINIFNISKINSEIRGSKEPRIKRMQEVLGDSYFNYLAHLHDLVLLMDESHRYRAQAGMRAINELNPLLGLELTATPFVESSKEPIPFKNVVVNYPLARAIEDGFVKIPAVVTQRNFDAKNYEPTEIEKIKLEDGIRVHEHTKAELMTYAHSNALPAVKPFMLVIARDTTHAAQLLALLESDAFYSGRYRGKVIQVDSSRTGKDEEEMISRLLAVESVDEPTEIVIHVNMLKEGWDVTNLYTIVPLRAANARTLIEQSIGRGLRLPYGKRTGVEVVDRLNIIAHDRFQEIIDEANRGDSVLRLKQIILDAPSDDDSTISVEISSNIENSLSFVNRLNEKEQAGISQSITYQPVFHTETEKHIAQAVMEEAVKYEANPDKTPTSRALLQPEIQAQIIEKIQKQHPPQSALALDSASDIAEVVAKATQLIVDQTIDIPRIIVQPVGEVTTGFNHFTIDELPHFQPGHREILGQQLTEDNRQFTLSRQTGIREKRLEDYIVKKLMDFDDIDYFTQADFLYDLSAQAVRYYQTQKYSEDELHEIFDTYGAQLAQVIHAQMMEHFWEKAASYETKISRGFTALKPCHYTTVSDGKIYSIRETPQDLSRMKQLLFGYFKKCLYPVQKFDSDTERRFAIILERDAQKWFKPVKGQFMIYYKFGVNVNEYIPDFVVETDDVILMAETKARTDISSPEVTAKAEAAVTWCRHASGYTQQHNGKPWLYLLIPHDEVTEAKRLEDFFRLQIT from the coding sequence ATGTCTAAAAAAATACAGCATTATATTAACGGTCGCTTGTCCCTACGCGCACCGCAAGTAGAAAGTTTAGCTACATTAAAACAAGCCTTAGACACCGCCCCTGAAATATTGGAACAGCAACGGGATATCACTACGATTTTAGAAAAATTGAAAGCCGCATTTCCGGCCTTGCAACATTTTGAACGTGAATTCCCTTCATTGTGTTTTGCGCTGGCAACAGGCGTAGGAAAAACCCGGTTAATGGGCGCATTTATTACCTATTTACATTTAGCCCACGGCATTCATAATTTCTTTGTACTGGCACCGAACCTCACCATTTACGATAAATTGATTACTGATTTTTCATCCAACACGCCTAAATATGTTTTTAAAGGGATTGGGGAATTTTCGATCAATCCGCCGAGAGTGATTACCGGTGATAATTATCTACGGCAAGATATTTATTCCGGTAATTTATTCAGTCCAGTACAGATCAATATTTTCAATATTTCTAAAATCAATTCTGAAATCCGAGGCAGTAAGGAGCCGCGTATTAAACGAATGCAAGAAGTGTTAGGTGATAGCTATTTTAATTATCTTGCTCATTTACATGATTTAGTTTTATTGATGGATGAATCGCATCGCTATCGGGCACAAGCCGGCATGCGCGCCATTAACGAATTAAACCCGCTCTTAGGTTTGGAATTAACCGCAACACCTTTTGTCGAATCGTCTAAAGAACCTATCCCTTTTAAAAATGTGGTGGTAAATTACCCGCTCGCTCGCGCGATCGAAGACGGCTTTGTGAAAATTCCTGCGGTTGTAACACAACGCAATTTTGACGCCAAAAATTACGAGCCTACAGAAATTGAAAAAATTAAATTGGAAGACGGCATACGGGTACACGAACACACAAAAGCGGAATTGATGACCTATGCTCACTCAAATGCTCTTCCTGCCGTTAAACCGTTTATGTTGGTCATTGCACGCGACACCACTCACGCGGCGCAATTATTGGCATTATTGGAATCCGACGCATTTTATAGCGGACGCTACCGCGGCAAAGTGATTCAGGTTGATTCTTCTAGAACGGGCAAAGATGAAGAAGAAATGATTAGTCGATTGTTGGCAGTAGAAAGCGTTGATGAGCCGACTGAGATTGTTATCCATGTGAATATGCTAAAAGAAGGCTGGGATGTTACCAATCTTTATACGATTGTGCCGTTGCGTGCAGCGAATGCGCGGACTTTAATTGAACAATCTATCGGGCGCGGCTTGCGTCTTCCCTACGGCAAACGCACCGGCGTAGAAGTAGTTGATAGACTGAATATTATTGCACACGATCGCTTTCAGGAAATTATTGACGAAGCGAATAGAGGCGATTCGGTATTACGTTTAAAACAAATCATTTTAGATGCGCCGAGTGATGATGATTCTACAATCAGCGTAGAAATATCCAGTAACATAGAAAATAGTTTGAGCTTCGTAAACAGGCTGAATGAAAAAGAACAAGCCGGCATTTCACAGTCTATTACCTATCAACCCGTCTTTCATACCGAAACAGAAAAACACATTGCCCAAGCCGTTATGGAGGAAGCAGTTAAATACGAAGCAAACCCCGATAAAACTCCCACATCTCGTGCTTTATTGCAGCCTGAAATCCAAGCACAAATCATTGAGAAAATACAAAAGCAACATCCCCCTCAAAGTGCATTAGCACTTGATTCCGCATCGGACATTGCCGAGGTGGTAGCCAAAGCAACACAGCTTATCGTGGATCAAACGATTGATATTCCAAGAATTATTGTTCAACCGGTCGGTGAAGTAACAACAGGTTTTAATCATTTTACCATTGACGAACTGCCTCATTTCCAACCCGGACACCGCGAAATTCTTGGCCAACAGCTTACAGAGGATAACCGTCAATTTACCTTAAGCCGCCAAACCGGTATTCGTGAAAAACGTCTTGAAGATTATATTGTCAAAAAACTCATGGATTTTGATGACATAGATTATTTTACTCAAGCGGATTTCCTCTATGACTTATCCGCTCAGGCAGTGCGTTATTATCAAACACAAAAATATTCAGAGGATGAATTGCATGAAATATTCGATACGTACGGTGCACAACTTGCTCAAGTGATTCACGCACAAATGATGGAGCACTTTTGGGAAAAAGCCGCATCGTATGAAACCAAAATCAGCCGCGGTTTTACTGCGCTAAAACCCTGTCATTATACGACTGTATCGGATGGAAAAATTTATTCAATAAGAGAAACACCGCAAGACCTTAGCCGCATGAAGCAACTGCTATTCGGCTATTTTAAAAAATGCCTCTATCCGGTACAAAAATTTGATTCCGATACCGAACGCCGTTTTGCTATTATTCTGGAGCGCGATGCCCAAAAATGGTTTAAACCTGTTAAAGGGCAATTCATGATTTACTATAAATTCGGCGTTAATGTTAACGAATACATACCTGATTTTGTGGTAGAAACTGATGATGTCATCTTAATGGCAGAAACCAAAGCCCGCACGGATATCAGCAGTCCTGAAGTTACAGCAAAAGCCGAGGCAGCCGTAACATGGTGCCGCCATGCCTCTGGTTATACACAGCAACACAACGGCAAACCGTGGCTTTACCTTTTAATTCCGCATGATGAAGTAACTGAAGCGAAGCGATTAGAAGATTTTTTTCGCTTGCAAATAACATGA
- a CDS encoding site-specific DNA-methyltransferase, which produces MPNQKLELTWIGKEKRPKLEARILLEDAEKSYHAKVRSENAQFDNRLIFGDNLLALKALEQEFSGKVKCVFIDPPYNTGSAFTHYDDGLEHSIWLSLMRDRLEIIKQLLSDDGSLWITIDDNEAHYLKVLCDEIFGRGNFVGTIVWQHSIQGKNDAKLLSLHHNYILVYRNSDLFVRKLLPRTEEHNTNYKNPDNDPRGAWRSGDVRSPNYRENLRYVVKTPSGKEIQPPPNGWRWSEETFKEKVKTGEISFLDDETRVLRKIYLVDQVGRVPESIWFGKEAGTTRDASNHLASIIEDISFDTPKPEQLIERVLQIATNPGDLVLDSFAGSGTTGAVAHKMGRRWIMVELGEHCHTHIIPRLQKVIDGTDQGGISKAVNWQGGGGFRYYRLAPTLIVNDHWGNPVINPEYNPEMLAAALAKLEGFTYQPSETLWWQHGFSSERDFIYVTTQNLSPEQLHVLSDEVGKNSLLICCSAWRGISAEQAAERWPNLSLKKIPKMVLNRCEWGHDDYSLNVANLPLAQAVIESENQNQSKDKLPEKQIGLFDE; this is translated from the coding sequence ATGCCCAACCAAAAACTGGAACTAACCTGGATAGGTAAAGAAAAACGTCCGAAGCTAGAGGCTCGGATATTATTGGAAGATGCGGAAAAATCGTATCACGCTAAAGTGCGGTCTGAAAATGCACAGTTTGATAATCGGCTGATTTTTGGCGACAACCTCTTGGCATTGAAAGCCTTGGAGCAAGAATTTTCAGGCAAGGTGAAATGTGTGTTTATTGATCCGCCGTATAATACCGGCAGCGCCTTTACCCATTATGACGATGGATTGGAACATTCCATTTGGCTAAGCTTAATGCGTGATCGCTTGGAAATTATCAAACAATTACTTTCCGATGACGGTTCATTGTGGATCACCATTGACGATAATGAAGCCCATTATTTAAAAGTACTTTGCGATGAAATTTTTGGGCGGGGGAATTTTGTTGGAACTATTGTATGGCAGCACAGTATACAAGGGAAAAATGATGCCAAATTACTTTCGTTGCATCATAATTACATTTTAGTTTATAGAAACTCTGATTTATTTGTTCGCAAACTTTTGCCACGAACTGAAGAACATAACACTAATTATAAAAATCCTGATAATGATCCACGAGGTGCTTGGCGATCAGGAGATGTAAGAAGCCCTAACTATAGGGAAAATCTTAGATACGTTGTAAAAACGCCAAGTGGTAAAGAAATTCAACCACCACCGAATGGATGGCGCTGGAGTGAAGAAACGTTTAAAGAAAAAGTAAAGACAGGAGAAATATCTTTCTTAGATGATGAAACAAGAGTTTTAAGAAAAATTTATCTTGTCGATCAAGTTGGACGAGTGCCAGAAAGTATTTGGTTTGGCAAAGAGGCTGGAACTACTCGTGATGCGAGTAATCATTTAGCCTCGATAATTGAAGACATTTCTTTTGATACTCCAAAACCAGAACAATTAATTGAACGTGTTTTACAAATAGCCACCAACCCCGGCGATCTCGTCCTCGACTCTTTCGCAGGCTCCGGCACCACCGGTGCAGTCGCGCATAAAATGGGGCGGCGTTGGATTATGGTAGAACTGGGCGAGCATTGTCATACGCACATTATCCCGCGTTTACAAAAAGTGATTGACGGCACGGATCAGGGCGGCATTTCCAAGGCGGTGAATTGGCAGGGCGGCGGCGGGTTTCGTTATTATCGCTTGGCGCCGACCTTGATTGTCAATGATCACTGGGGTAATCCGGTTATTAACCCCGAATACAATCCTGAAATGCTGGCTGCGGCTTTGGCAAAGTTGGAAGGTTTTACGTATCAGCCCTCTGAAACGCTCTGGTGGCAGCATGGTTTTTCCAGCGAACGGGATTTTATTTACGTTACCACGCAAAACCTATCGCCTGAGCAGCTGCATGTTTTATCCGATGAAGTGGGCAAAAACAGTTTATTAATTTGTTGTTCAGCGTGGCGCGGCATTTCAGCGGAGCAGGCGGCGGAACGCTGGCCTAATCTTTCCTTAAAAAAAATCCCGAAAATGGTGCTAAACCGCTGCGAATGGGGGCATGATGATTACAGTTTGAATGTGGCGAATTTACCTTTGGCGCAAGCAGTAATTGAATCTGAAAATCAAAATCAATCAAAAGATAAGCTGCCTGAAAAGCAAATTGGTTTATTTGATGAATAG